The following coding sequences lie in one Lentilactobacillus sp. SPB1-3 genomic window:
- a CDS encoding helix-turn-helix domain-containing protein, with protein MNYIGLSGGYMNVAEKLKLCRKNKGMTQEQLAKQLYVSRKTISSWENGRNYPDINSLIKMSSIFNVSMDDLLRDDRMLEYYAERDKQATKSHRIERYSYYLGIILLFLSYIELFRVEGFHTVIVPILLVVSMVILTIHYSDWQRFNVKKTAMMIATFAIAIIINGIAMGLSPTFRLTITPANLAKMLGGFAGDLLMTIVLSVSLTLLIFLQPKRHLD; from the coding sequence GTGAACTATATTGGTCTTTCAGGAGGATATATGAACGTTGCTGAAAAATTAAAACTTTGTCGTAAAAATAAGGGGATGACCCAAGAACAATTGGCAAAACAGTTATATGTTTCACGAAAAACAATTTCTAGCTGGGAAAACGGTCGTAATTATCCAGATATTAACAGCTTGATCAAAATGAGCTCTATATTTAATGTTTCGATGGATGACTTACTGCGAGATGACCGTATGCTGGAATATTACGCCGAGCGAGATAAACAGGCTACTAAGAGTCATAGAATTGAGAGATATTCATACTATCTGGGAATTATCTTGTTGTTTTTAAGCTATATTGAGCTTTTTAGAGTCGAAGGTTTTCATACGGTAATCGTGCCAATTTTGTTGGTCGTTAGTATGGTTATTTTGACCATTCATTATTCTGATTGGCAGAGATTCAATGTGAAGAAAACGGCGATGATGATTGCGACTTTTGCAATAGCGATTATCATAAATGGAATAGCAATGGGGCTTAGTCCGACTTTTAGACTGACGATTACACCTGCTAACTTGGCTAAAATGTTGGGTGGATTTGCTGGAGATTTGTTAATGACGATTGTGTTGTCGGTTAGTTTGACGTTGCTAATATTTTTACAACCAAAGCGACATCTGGATTAG